Proteins encoded in a region of the Chelonoidis abingdonii isolate Lonesome George chromosome 2, CheloAbing_2.0, whole genome shotgun sequence genome:
- the LOC116821421 gene encoding G protein-coupled receptor kinase 5-like isoform X4 has product MELENIVANTVLLKAREEREYSSLCDKQPIGRLLFRQFCERRPELQRCIHFLDAVIDYELSPDERRKEMGDEIIRRFFKSESSDYMPEISQAFMNQCMENLQKSACKDLFSSCLHPMHEYLSGAPFADYQDSMYFDRFLQWKYLERQSVTKDTFRQYRILGKGGFGEVCACQVRATGKMYACKKLEKKRIKKRKGEAMALNEKQILEKVNSRFVVSLAYAYETKDALCLVLTIMNGGDLKFHIYNMGNPGFEDERVIFYAAEICCGLQHLHQEGIVYRDLKPENILLDDDGHIRISDLGLAIKIPEGEMIRGRVGTVGYMAPEVINNERYTFSPDWWGLGCLIYEMIEGQSPFRARKERVKREEVEKRVQEEQELYSDKFTEDTKAICKMLLTKDPKQRLGCGEDGAAQVKQHPFFRTINFKRLEAGVIKPSFVPDPRAVYCKDVLDIEQFSTVKGVNLDQTDSDFYAKFATGSVSIPWQNEMIETECFKDLNVFGPNGMRSPDLDWKQLPEPPKRSLLQRLFRRHPADYTISTNTHSNLTAGVNSHPPMANSVCQGRAMAQAPS; this is encoded by the exons AAAGGGAGTACAGCAGCCTGTGTGACAAGCAGCCCATTGGCCGGCTGCTCTTCCGTCAGTTCTGCGAGAGGCGGCCAGAGCTGCAGCGCTGTATCCACTTCCTGGATGCTGTG ATCGATTACGAGCTCTCCCCGGATGAGCGGCGCAAGGAGATGGGCGACGAGATCATCCGAAGGTTCTTTAAAAGCGAG tcttcagaCTATATGCCGGAAATCAGTCAGGCCTTCATGAACCAGTGCATGGAGAACCTGCAGAAAAGTGCCTGTAAAGACCTCTTCAGCAGCTGTCTGCA CCCTATGCATGAGTACCTGAGCGGCGCGCCCTTCGCCGACTATCAGGACAGCATGTATTTCGACCGGTTCCTGCAGTGGAAGTACTTGGAAAG GCAGTCAGTGACCAAGGACACTTTCCGGCAGTACCGGATCCTGGGCAAGGGGGGCTTCGGAGAG GTCTGTGCCTGCCAGGTACGAGCGACAGGCAAGATGTACGCCTGCAAAAAGCTGGAGAAGAAGCGGATCAAGAAGCGGAAAGGGGAGGCCATGGCCCTGAATGAGAAGCAGATCCTGGAGAAAGTCAACAGCAGGTTTGTG GTCAGCCTGGCCTACGCCTACGAGACGAAGGATGCACTCTGCCTGGTGCTGACCATCATGAACGGGGGCGACCTCAAGTTCCACATCTACAACATGGGCAACCCCGGCTTTGAGGATGAACGTGTCATCTTCTACGCCGCCGAGATCTGCTGCGGGCTGCAGCACCTGCACCAGGAGGGCATTGTCTACAG ggatcTGAAGCCGGAGAACATCCTGCTGGATGATGACG GACACATCCGGATCTCGGACCTGGGGCTGGCCATTAAGATTCCGGAGGGCGAGATGATTCGTGGCCGCGTCGGGACCGTGGGCTACATGG CTCCAGAGGTGATTAACAACGAGCGCTACACCTTCAGCCCAGACTGGTGGGGGCTGGGTTGCCTGATCTACGAGATGATCGAGGGGCAGTCACCGTTCCGCGCCCGCAAGGAGAGGGTGAAgcgggaggaggtggagaagcgggtgcaggaggagcaggagctgTATTCCGACAAGTTCACCGAGGACACCAAGGCCATCTGCAAGATG CTCCTGACCAAGGACCCGAAGCAGCGACTGGGCTGCGGGGAGGATGGGGCCGCCCAGGTGAAGCAGCATCCGTTCTTCAGGACCATCAACTTCAAGCGCCTGGAGGCTGGGGTCATAAAGCCATCGTTTGTGCCAGAT CCTCGGGCCGTGTACTGCAAGGACGTGCTGGACATCGAGCAGTTCTCCACCGTCAAGGGCGTCAACCTGGACCAAACGGACAGTGATTTCTATGCCAAATTCGCCACAGGCAGTGTCTCCATCCCCTGGCAGAATGAG ATGATAGAGACCGAGTGCTTTAAAGACCTGAATGTGTTTGGACCAAATGGGATGCGCTCCCCAGATCTGGACTGGAAGCAGCTCCCCGAGCCGCCCAAGCGCAGCCTGCTTCAGCGGCTCTTCCGGCGGCAC ccagctgaTTACACCATCAGCACCAACACACACTCCAACCTCACTGCGGGCGTGAACTCACATCCTCCCATGGCCAACTCCGTCTGCCAAGGCCGGGCCATGGCACAGGCGCCTTCCTGA
- the LOC116821421 gene encoding G protein-coupled receptor kinase 5-like isoform X3 — MASTVFGGGGKRKGRSKKWKEILRFPHISQCDDLRKGLEREYSSLCDKQPIGRLLFRQFCERRPELQRCIHFLDAVIDYELSPDERRKEMGDEIIRRFFKSESSDYMPEISQAFMNQCMENLQKSACKDLFSSCLHPMHEYLSGAPFADYQDSMYFDRFLQWKYLERQSVTKDTFRQYRILGKGGFGEVCACQVRATGKMYACKKLEKKRIKKRKGEAMALNEKQILEKVNSRFVVSLAYAYETKDALCLVLTIMNGGDLKFHIYNMGNPGFEDERVIFYAAEICCGLQHLHQEGIVYRDLKPENILLDDDGHIRISDLGLAIKIPEGEMIRGRVGTVGYMAPEVINNERYTFSPDWWGLGCLIYEMIEGQSPFRARKERVKREEVEKRVQEEQELYSDKFTEDTKAICKMLLTKDPKQRLGCGEDGAAQVKQHPFFRTINFKRLEAGVIKPSFVPDPRAVYCKDVLDIEQFSTVKGVNLDQTDSDFYAKFATGSVSIPWQNEMIETECFKDLNVFGPNGMRSPDLDWKQLPEPPKRSLLQRLFRRHPADYTISTNTHSNLTAGVNSHPPMANSVCQGRAMAQAPS; from the exons ATGGCCAGCACTGTATTCG gaggtggagggaagCGGAAAGGGAGGagtaagaaatggaaagagatcCTCAGATTCCCACACATCAGCCAGTGTGATGACCTTCGGAAAGGCCTGG AAAGGGAGTACAGCAGCCTGTGTGACAAGCAGCCCATTGGCCGGCTGCTCTTCCGTCAGTTCTGCGAGAGGCGGCCAGAGCTGCAGCGCTGTATCCACTTCCTGGATGCTGTG ATCGATTACGAGCTCTCCCCGGATGAGCGGCGCAAGGAGATGGGCGACGAGATCATCCGAAGGTTCTTTAAAAGCGAG tcttcagaCTATATGCCGGAAATCAGTCAGGCCTTCATGAACCAGTGCATGGAGAACCTGCAGAAAAGTGCCTGTAAAGACCTCTTCAGCAGCTGTCTGCA CCCTATGCATGAGTACCTGAGCGGCGCGCCCTTCGCCGACTATCAGGACAGCATGTATTTCGACCGGTTCCTGCAGTGGAAGTACTTGGAAAG GCAGTCAGTGACCAAGGACACTTTCCGGCAGTACCGGATCCTGGGCAAGGGGGGCTTCGGAGAG GTCTGTGCCTGCCAGGTACGAGCGACAGGCAAGATGTACGCCTGCAAAAAGCTGGAGAAGAAGCGGATCAAGAAGCGGAAAGGGGAGGCCATGGCCCTGAATGAGAAGCAGATCCTGGAGAAAGTCAACAGCAGGTTTGTG GTCAGCCTGGCCTACGCCTACGAGACGAAGGATGCACTCTGCCTGGTGCTGACCATCATGAACGGGGGCGACCTCAAGTTCCACATCTACAACATGGGCAACCCCGGCTTTGAGGATGAACGTGTCATCTTCTACGCCGCCGAGATCTGCTGCGGGCTGCAGCACCTGCACCAGGAGGGCATTGTCTACAG ggatcTGAAGCCGGAGAACATCCTGCTGGATGATGACG GACACATCCGGATCTCGGACCTGGGGCTGGCCATTAAGATTCCGGAGGGCGAGATGATTCGTGGCCGCGTCGGGACCGTGGGCTACATGG CTCCAGAGGTGATTAACAACGAGCGCTACACCTTCAGCCCAGACTGGTGGGGGCTGGGTTGCCTGATCTACGAGATGATCGAGGGGCAGTCACCGTTCCGCGCCCGCAAGGAGAGGGTGAAgcgggaggaggtggagaagcgggtgcaggaggagcaggagctgTATTCCGACAAGTTCACCGAGGACACCAAGGCCATCTGCAAGATG CTCCTGACCAAGGACCCGAAGCAGCGACTGGGCTGCGGGGAGGATGGGGCCGCCCAGGTGAAGCAGCATCCGTTCTTCAGGACCATCAACTTCAAGCGCCTGGAGGCTGGGGTCATAAAGCCATCGTTTGTGCCAGAT CCTCGGGCCGTGTACTGCAAGGACGTGCTGGACATCGAGCAGTTCTCCACCGTCAAGGGCGTCAACCTGGACCAAACGGACAGTGATTTCTATGCCAAATTCGCCACAGGCAGTGTCTCCATCCCCTGGCAGAATGAG ATGATAGAGACCGAGTGCTTTAAAGACCTGAATGTGTTTGGACCAAATGGGATGCGCTCCCCAGATCTGGACTGGAAGCAGCTCCCCGAGCCGCCCAAGCGCAGCCTGCTTCAGCGGCTCTTCCGGCGGCAC ccagctgaTTACACCATCAGCACCAACACACACTCCAACCTCACTGCGGGCGTGAACTCACATCCTCCCATGGCCAACTCCGTCTGCCAAGGCCGGGCCATGGCACAGGCGCCTTCCTGA
- the LOC116821421 gene encoding G protein-coupled receptor kinase 5-like isoform X2: MELENIVANTVLLKAREGGGGKRKGRSKKWKEILRFPHISQCDDLRKGLEREYSSLCDKQPIGRLLFRQFCERRPELQRCIHFLDAVIDYELSPDERRKEMGDEIIRRFFKSESSDYMPEISQAFMNQCMENLQKSACKDLFSSCLHPMHEYLSGAPFADYQDSMYFDRFLQWKYLERQSVTKDTFRQYRILGKGGFGEVCACQVRATGKMYACKKLEKKRIKKRKGEAMALNEKQILEKVNSRFVVSLAYAYETKDALCLVLTIMNGGDLKFHIYNMGNPGFEDERVIFYAAEICCGLQHLHQEGIVYRDLKPENILLDDDGHIRISDLGLAIKIPEGEMIRGRVGTVGYMAPEVINNERYTFSPDWWGLGCLIYEMIEGQSPFRARKERVKREEVEKRVQEEQELYSDKFTEDTKAICKMLLTKDPKQRLGCGEDGAAQVKQHPFFRTINFKRLEAGVIKPSFVPDPRAVYCKDVLDIEQFSTVKGVNLDQTDSDFYAKFATGSVSIPWQNEMIETECFKDLNVFGPNGMRSPDLDWKQLPEPPKRSLLQRLFRRHPADYTISTNTHSNLTAGVNSHPPMANSVCQGRAMAQAPS; the protein is encoded by the exons gaggtggagggaagCGGAAAGGGAGGagtaagaaatggaaagagatcCTCAGATTCCCACACATCAGCCAGTGTGATGACCTTCGGAAAGGCCTGG AAAGGGAGTACAGCAGCCTGTGTGACAAGCAGCCCATTGGCCGGCTGCTCTTCCGTCAGTTCTGCGAGAGGCGGCCAGAGCTGCAGCGCTGTATCCACTTCCTGGATGCTGTG ATCGATTACGAGCTCTCCCCGGATGAGCGGCGCAAGGAGATGGGCGACGAGATCATCCGAAGGTTCTTTAAAAGCGAG tcttcagaCTATATGCCGGAAATCAGTCAGGCCTTCATGAACCAGTGCATGGAGAACCTGCAGAAAAGTGCCTGTAAAGACCTCTTCAGCAGCTGTCTGCA CCCTATGCATGAGTACCTGAGCGGCGCGCCCTTCGCCGACTATCAGGACAGCATGTATTTCGACCGGTTCCTGCAGTGGAAGTACTTGGAAAG GCAGTCAGTGACCAAGGACACTTTCCGGCAGTACCGGATCCTGGGCAAGGGGGGCTTCGGAGAG GTCTGTGCCTGCCAGGTACGAGCGACAGGCAAGATGTACGCCTGCAAAAAGCTGGAGAAGAAGCGGATCAAGAAGCGGAAAGGGGAGGCCATGGCCCTGAATGAGAAGCAGATCCTGGAGAAAGTCAACAGCAGGTTTGTG GTCAGCCTGGCCTACGCCTACGAGACGAAGGATGCACTCTGCCTGGTGCTGACCATCATGAACGGGGGCGACCTCAAGTTCCACATCTACAACATGGGCAACCCCGGCTTTGAGGATGAACGTGTCATCTTCTACGCCGCCGAGATCTGCTGCGGGCTGCAGCACCTGCACCAGGAGGGCATTGTCTACAG ggatcTGAAGCCGGAGAACATCCTGCTGGATGATGACG GACACATCCGGATCTCGGACCTGGGGCTGGCCATTAAGATTCCGGAGGGCGAGATGATTCGTGGCCGCGTCGGGACCGTGGGCTACATGG CTCCAGAGGTGATTAACAACGAGCGCTACACCTTCAGCCCAGACTGGTGGGGGCTGGGTTGCCTGATCTACGAGATGATCGAGGGGCAGTCACCGTTCCGCGCCCGCAAGGAGAGGGTGAAgcgggaggaggtggagaagcgggtgcaggaggagcaggagctgTATTCCGACAAGTTCACCGAGGACACCAAGGCCATCTGCAAGATG CTCCTGACCAAGGACCCGAAGCAGCGACTGGGCTGCGGGGAGGATGGGGCCGCCCAGGTGAAGCAGCATCCGTTCTTCAGGACCATCAACTTCAAGCGCCTGGAGGCTGGGGTCATAAAGCCATCGTTTGTGCCAGAT CCTCGGGCCGTGTACTGCAAGGACGTGCTGGACATCGAGCAGTTCTCCACCGTCAAGGGCGTCAACCTGGACCAAACGGACAGTGATTTCTATGCCAAATTCGCCACAGGCAGTGTCTCCATCCCCTGGCAGAATGAG ATGATAGAGACCGAGTGCTTTAAAGACCTGAATGTGTTTGGACCAAATGGGATGCGCTCCCCAGATCTGGACTGGAAGCAGCTCCCCGAGCCGCCCAAGCGCAGCCTGCTTCAGCGGCTCTTCCGGCGGCAC ccagctgaTTACACCATCAGCACCAACACACACTCCAACCTCACTGCGGGCGTGAACTCACATCCTCCCATGGCCAACTCCGTCTGCCAAGGCCGGGCCATGGCACAGGCGCCTTCCTGA
- the LOC116821421 gene encoding G protein-coupled receptor kinase 5-like isoform X5, giving the protein MGDEIIRRFFKSESSDYMPEISQAFMNQCMENLQKSACKDLFSSCLHPMHEYLSGAPFADYQDSMYFDRFLQWKYLERQSVTKDTFRQYRILGKGGFGEVCACQVRATGKMYACKKLEKKRIKKRKGEAMALNEKQILEKVNSRFVVSLAYAYETKDALCLVLTIMNGGDLKFHIYNMGNPGFEDERVIFYAAEICCGLQHLHQEGIVYRDLKPENILLDDDGHIRISDLGLAIKIPEGEMIRGRVGTVGYMAPEVINNERYTFSPDWWGLGCLIYEMIEGQSPFRARKERVKREEVEKRVQEEQELYSDKFTEDTKAICKMLLTKDPKQRLGCGEDGAAQVKQHPFFRTINFKRLEAGVIKPSFVPDPRAVYCKDVLDIEQFSTVKGVNLDQTDSDFYAKFATGSVSIPWQNEMIETECFKDLNVFGPNGMRSPDLDWKQLPEPPKRSLLQRLFRRHPADYTISTNTHSNLTAGVNSHPPMANSVCQGRAMAQAPS; this is encoded by the exons ATGGGCGACGAGATCATCCGAAGGTTCTTTAAAAGCGAG tcttcagaCTATATGCCGGAAATCAGTCAGGCCTTCATGAACCAGTGCATGGAGAACCTGCAGAAAAGTGCCTGTAAAGACCTCTTCAGCAGCTGTCTGCA CCCTATGCATGAGTACCTGAGCGGCGCGCCCTTCGCCGACTATCAGGACAGCATGTATTTCGACCGGTTCCTGCAGTGGAAGTACTTGGAAAG GCAGTCAGTGACCAAGGACACTTTCCGGCAGTACCGGATCCTGGGCAAGGGGGGCTTCGGAGAG GTCTGTGCCTGCCAGGTACGAGCGACAGGCAAGATGTACGCCTGCAAAAAGCTGGAGAAGAAGCGGATCAAGAAGCGGAAAGGGGAGGCCATGGCCCTGAATGAGAAGCAGATCCTGGAGAAAGTCAACAGCAGGTTTGTG GTCAGCCTGGCCTACGCCTACGAGACGAAGGATGCACTCTGCCTGGTGCTGACCATCATGAACGGGGGCGACCTCAAGTTCCACATCTACAACATGGGCAACCCCGGCTTTGAGGATGAACGTGTCATCTTCTACGCCGCCGAGATCTGCTGCGGGCTGCAGCACCTGCACCAGGAGGGCATTGTCTACAG ggatcTGAAGCCGGAGAACATCCTGCTGGATGATGACG GACACATCCGGATCTCGGACCTGGGGCTGGCCATTAAGATTCCGGAGGGCGAGATGATTCGTGGCCGCGTCGGGACCGTGGGCTACATGG CTCCAGAGGTGATTAACAACGAGCGCTACACCTTCAGCCCAGACTGGTGGGGGCTGGGTTGCCTGATCTACGAGATGATCGAGGGGCAGTCACCGTTCCGCGCCCGCAAGGAGAGGGTGAAgcgggaggaggtggagaagcgggtgcaggaggagcaggagctgTATTCCGACAAGTTCACCGAGGACACCAAGGCCATCTGCAAGATG CTCCTGACCAAGGACCCGAAGCAGCGACTGGGCTGCGGGGAGGATGGGGCCGCCCAGGTGAAGCAGCATCCGTTCTTCAGGACCATCAACTTCAAGCGCCTGGAGGCTGGGGTCATAAAGCCATCGTTTGTGCCAGAT CCTCGGGCCGTGTACTGCAAGGACGTGCTGGACATCGAGCAGTTCTCCACCGTCAAGGGCGTCAACCTGGACCAAACGGACAGTGATTTCTATGCCAAATTCGCCACAGGCAGTGTCTCCATCCCCTGGCAGAATGAG ATGATAGAGACCGAGTGCTTTAAAGACCTGAATGTGTTTGGACCAAATGGGATGCGCTCCCCAGATCTGGACTGGAAGCAGCTCCCCGAGCCGCCCAAGCGCAGCCTGCTTCAGCGGCTCTTCCGGCGGCAC ccagctgaTTACACCATCAGCACCAACACACACTCCAACCTCACTGCGGGCGTGAACTCACATCCTCCCATGGCCAACTCCGTCTGCCAAGGCCGGGCCATGGCACAGGCGCCTTCCTGA
- the LOC116821421 gene encoding G protein-coupled receptor kinase 5-like isoform X1 has protein sequence MLMRSSLNERVRGGGKRKGRSKKWKEILRFPHISQCDDLRKGLEREYSSLCDKQPIGRLLFRQFCERRPELQRCIHFLDAVIDYELSPDERRKEMGDEIIRRFFKSESSDYMPEISQAFMNQCMENLQKSACKDLFSSCLHPMHEYLSGAPFADYQDSMYFDRFLQWKYLERQSVTKDTFRQYRILGKGGFGEVCACQVRATGKMYACKKLEKKRIKKRKGEAMALNEKQILEKVNSRFVVSLAYAYETKDALCLVLTIMNGGDLKFHIYNMGNPGFEDERVIFYAAEICCGLQHLHQEGIVYRDLKPENILLDDDGHIRISDLGLAIKIPEGEMIRGRVGTVGYMAPEVINNERYTFSPDWWGLGCLIYEMIEGQSPFRARKERVKREEVEKRVQEEQELYSDKFTEDTKAICKMLLTKDPKQRLGCGEDGAAQVKQHPFFRTINFKRLEAGVIKPSFVPDPRAVYCKDVLDIEQFSTVKGVNLDQTDSDFYAKFATGSVSIPWQNEMIETECFKDLNVFGPNGMRSPDLDWKQLPEPPKRSLLQRLFRRHPADYTISTNTHSNLTAGVNSHPPMANSVCQGRAMAQAPS, from the exons ATGCTGATGCGGAGCAGCCTGAATGAAAGAGTGA gaggtggagggaagCGGAAAGGGAGGagtaagaaatggaaagagatcCTCAGATTCCCACACATCAGCCAGTGTGATGACCTTCGGAAAGGCCTGG AAAGGGAGTACAGCAGCCTGTGTGACAAGCAGCCCATTGGCCGGCTGCTCTTCCGTCAGTTCTGCGAGAGGCGGCCAGAGCTGCAGCGCTGTATCCACTTCCTGGATGCTGTG ATCGATTACGAGCTCTCCCCGGATGAGCGGCGCAAGGAGATGGGCGACGAGATCATCCGAAGGTTCTTTAAAAGCGAG tcttcagaCTATATGCCGGAAATCAGTCAGGCCTTCATGAACCAGTGCATGGAGAACCTGCAGAAAAGTGCCTGTAAAGACCTCTTCAGCAGCTGTCTGCA CCCTATGCATGAGTACCTGAGCGGCGCGCCCTTCGCCGACTATCAGGACAGCATGTATTTCGACCGGTTCCTGCAGTGGAAGTACTTGGAAAG GCAGTCAGTGACCAAGGACACTTTCCGGCAGTACCGGATCCTGGGCAAGGGGGGCTTCGGAGAG GTCTGTGCCTGCCAGGTACGAGCGACAGGCAAGATGTACGCCTGCAAAAAGCTGGAGAAGAAGCGGATCAAGAAGCGGAAAGGGGAGGCCATGGCCCTGAATGAGAAGCAGATCCTGGAGAAAGTCAACAGCAGGTTTGTG GTCAGCCTGGCCTACGCCTACGAGACGAAGGATGCACTCTGCCTGGTGCTGACCATCATGAACGGGGGCGACCTCAAGTTCCACATCTACAACATGGGCAACCCCGGCTTTGAGGATGAACGTGTCATCTTCTACGCCGCCGAGATCTGCTGCGGGCTGCAGCACCTGCACCAGGAGGGCATTGTCTACAG ggatcTGAAGCCGGAGAACATCCTGCTGGATGATGACG GACACATCCGGATCTCGGACCTGGGGCTGGCCATTAAGATTCCGGAGGGCGAGATGATTCGTGGCCGCGTCGGGACCGTGGGCTACATGG CTCCAGAGGTGATTAACAACGAGCGCTACACCTTCAGCCCAGACTGGTGGGGGCTGGGTTGCCTGATCTACGAGATGATCGAGGGGCAGTCACCGTTCCGCGCCCGCAAGGAGAGGGTGAAgcgggaggaggtggagaagcgggtgcaggaggagcaggagctgTATTCCGACAAGTTCACCGAGGACACCAAGGCCATCTGCAAGATG CTCCTGACCAAGGACCCGAAGCAGCGACTGGGCTGCGGGGAGGATGGGGCCGCCCAGGTGAAGCAGCATCCGTTCTTCAGGACCATCAACTTCAAGCGCCTGGAGGCTGGGGTCATAAAGCCATCGTTTGTGCCAGAT CCTCGGGCCGTGTACTGCAAGGACGTGCTGGACATCGAGCAGTTCTCCACCGTCAAGGGCGTCAACCTGGACCAAACGGACAGTGATTTCTATGCCAAATTCGCCACAGGCAGTGTCTCCATCCCCTGGCAGAATGAG ATGATAGAGACCGAGTGCTTTAAAGACCTGAATGTGTTTGGACCAAATGGGATGCGCTCCCCAGATCTGGACTGGAAGCAGCTCCCCGAGCCGCCCAAGCGCAGCCTGCTTCAGCGGCTCTTCCGGCGGCAC ccagctgaTTACACCATCAGCACCAACACACACTCCAACCTCACTGCGGGCGTGAACTCACATCCTCCCATGGCCAACTCCGTCTGCCAAGGCCGGGCCATGGCACAGGCGCCTTCCTGA